From the Streptomyces sp. KMM 9044 genome, one window contains:
- a CDS encoding MFS transporter, with the protein MGGDRQRWRACVLGGALFAVCMVGTTLPTPLYGLYQEKFGFSELTVTVVYAVYAFGVIGVLLLAGSVSDTVGRRPALLWGLGFAALSALCFLCATGLGWLYTGRLLSGLSAGLFTGAATAYVMELAPYGGASRATFVATAANMGGLGCGPLLAGVLSQYAPWPLHLPFAAHLALVACSAVVLLRLPETVRERRPPSTARPRRPGVPPQTRAVFGSAAIASFVGFALFGVFTSVSPAFLAEFLNVHNRAVSGLVVALAFFASTAGQLTVGRIGPARSLPWGCAGLFAGLALLAGALHWDLLSLVVLSALVGGAGQGLAFRGALTAVAGASPAGERAAVISTLFVVAYAGISVPVIGVGVLTGPIGLEGAGLVFIACMALLVVTAAVYLLRRPVPART; encoded by the coding sequence ATGGGCGGTGATCGCCAGAGGTGGCGCGCGTGTGTGCTCGGCGGTGCGCTGTTCGCCGTATGCATGGTCGGCACCACGCTGCCGACCCCCCTCTACGGCCTCTACCAGGAAAAGTTCGGGTTCTCCGAGCTGACCGTCACCGTCGTGTACGCCGTGTACGCATTCGGCGTCATCGGTGTCCTGCTGCTGGCGGGCAGCGTCTCGGACACGGTGGGCAGGCGCCCGGCGCTGCTGTGGGGCCTGGGGTTCGCGGCCCTGAGCGCCCTATGCTTCCTGTGCGCCACCGGCCTGGGATGGCTGTACACGGGGCGGCTGCTGTCGGGACTGTCCGCCGGCCTGTTCACCGGGGCCGCCACCGCGTACGTCATGGAACTGGCACCCTACGGCGGCGCCTCTCGTGCCACGTTCGTCGCCACCGCAGCCAACATGGGCGGGCTGGGATGCGGTCCGCTGCTCGCGGGAGTGCTGTCGCAGTACGCGCCCTGGCCGCTGCACCTGCCGTTCGCCGCGCACCTGGCCCTGGTGGCCTGCTCGGCCGTTGTCCTGCTCCGGCTTCCGGAGACCGTACGTGAGCGGCGGCCTCCGAGCACCGCACGTCCGCGACGGCCCGGAGTGCCTCCTCAGACGCGGGCGGTGTTCGGTTCGGCGGCGATCGCCTCGTTCGTGGGCTTCGCGCTGTTCGGGGTCTTCACGTCGGTCAGTCCGGCGTTCCTCGCCGAGTTCCTGAACGTGCACAACCGGGCCGTGAGCGGCCTGGTCGTCGCGCTGGCCTTCTTCGCCTCCACGGCCGGCCAACTGACCGTCGGCCGGATCGGTCCGGCGCGGTCGCTGCCCTGGGGATGCGCCGGGCTTTTCGCCGGTCTGGCTCTGCTCGCGGGCGCGTTGCACTGGGACCTGCTTTCGCTGGTGGTGCTGAGCGCGCTCGTCGGTGGCGCCGGGCAGGGGCTGGCCTTCCGCGGGGCGCTGACCGCGGTGGCCGGGGCATCTCCGGCGGGCGAGCGGGCGGCCGTGATCTCGACGCTGTTCGTCGTGGCCTACGCGGGTATCTCGGTGCCGGTGATCGGTGTGGGAGTACTGACGGGCCCGATCGGCCTGGAGGGAGCGGGCCTGGTGTTCATCGCCTGTATGGCACTCCTGGTCGTGACCGCGGCCGTCTACCTCCTCCGGCGACCGGTACCGGCACGGACGTGA